In Miscanthus floridulus cultivar M001 chromosome 5, ASM1932011v1, whole genome shotgun sequence, one genomic interval encodes:
- the LOC136454330 gene encoding glutathione S-transferase T3-like, giving the protein MPLPPPPNFSSCARFFRTRTRPLPSSSRQTAPTSPAREPETRPQLRVLTRRLQIRIPRSKSKLYPPGGFSNFLQSNPFANHPNGNENFHFVGAGLSQSSVSPIDMGATRTPSPAQQTVDIVDDIDAEEDETINIDETSRTANRLNWSVNEDIRLASAWLRNSKDPVDGNDKKSDAYWTDVTKEYNKTTENSRKRNRNQLKIRWDRSKKPLTDFHGCWVNASRVWESGMSDDQLTNKALEMWSGQNNGKAFHLLHMWKVVRGQQKWSAYLARLKKEKEKSAKAGPAQMVDLELDGEKRPIGHKKAKKELNGKKKSSDALADFSGKVEKFIEASMKNREDREKMTEIQQSLADKKIEAARLNHEAAHEQTKCKMLETYTQLLLAPTDQLNAEALAERNKALESLRLALFPKN; this is encoded by the exons atgccgctgccgccgccgccaaatTTCTCCAGCTGCGCGCGCTTCttccgcacccgcacccgccccCTCCCGTCCTCCTCCCGCCAAACCGCCCCGACCTCTCCCGCGCGAGAGCCTGAAACGCGCCCGCAGCTCCGTGTCCTCACGCGCCGGCTGCAGATAAGGATCCCTAGGTCCAAATCGAA GTTATACCCACCAGGAGGATTCTCAAATTTTCTGCAGTCAAACCCATTTGCTAACCATCCAAATGGAAATGAAAATTTTCACTTTGTTGGTGCTGGATTGAGTCAATCTTCAGTTTCACCAATTGACATGGGTGCTACAAGAACTCCCTCTCCAGCACAGCAAACTGTTGACATAGTGGATGATATAGATGCAGAAGAAGATGAAACAATTAACATTGATGAGACTTCTAGAACAGCCAACCGTTTGAATTGGTCTGTCAATGAAGACATACGACTG GCCAGTGCTTGGTTGCGTAATTCAAAGGATCCAGTAGATGGAAATGACAAGAAGTCAGATGCTTATTGGACAGATGTTACTAAAGAATACAACAAGACCACAGAAAATAGTCGTAAGAGGAACCGAAACCAACTGAAAATACGTTGGGATCGTTCTAAGAAACCATTGACTGATTTTCATGGATGTTGGGTAAATGCCAGTAGAGTGTGGGAAAGTGGGATGAGTGATGACCAATTGACTAACAAAGCACTAGAGATGTGGTCCGGCCAAAATAATGGTAAGGCCTTCCATCTGCTGCATATGTGGAAGGTAGTACGTGGACAGCAGAAGTGGTCAGCATATCTTGCTAGGTTgaagaaggaaaaggaaaagagtGCAAAGGCTGGTCCAGCTCAAATGGTAGATTTGGAATTAGATGGAGAAAAGCGACCTATAGGACATAAGAAAGCAAAAAAAGAACTCAATGGAAAAAAGAAGTCATCTGATGCTTTGGCTGATTTTAGTGGAAAAGTTGAGAAGTTCATTGAAGCAAGCATGAAGAATAGGGAAGACAGAGAGAAGATGACTGAAATTCAGCAAAGCTTGGCTGATAAGAAGATCGAAGCAGCTAGGCTTAATCATGAAGCAGCTCATGAACAAACTAAGTGCAAAATGCTAGAAACTTACACACAGCTGTTGCTTGCGCCTACTGATCAGCTTAATGCAGAAGCTTTGGCTGAGAGAAACAAGGCATTGgagagcctgagacttgcttTATTTCCTAAG AATTGA
- the LOC136454331 gene encoding uncharacterized protein — protein sequence MDGDDSMDPADLYSMDDFLQEQEILDDLGDHIVAEMQSVADVIQGGRNGIYPEWAIFVKSIRAPQSAEHKLFSEHQAGARKDVECAFGILQSRFCILRRPARLYEQGDLENIMLACIILHNMITEDEKDIEDDSFDLNEEATTSTVQPSTITQGHDPAMEEVLQRDTEIRDREAHRQLQSDLIDHIWQKFRNRTN from the exons ATGGATGGAGATGACAGCATGGACCCTGCTGATCTGTACTCCATGGATGATTTTCTTCAAGAGCAagaaattctagatgatttaGGCGATCATATAGTAGCTGAGATGCAGTCCGTTGCTGATGTCATACAAGGTGGAAGAA ATGGAATATACCCAGAGTGGGCTATTTTTGTTAAGTCCATACGTGCACCACAATCAGCTGAGCACAAGCTATTTTCAGAACATCAAGCGGGGGCAAGAAAAGATGTTGAATGTGCATTTGGGATTTTACAATCTCGTTTTTGCATTTTGCGTCGGCCAGCACGTCTATATGAACAAGGGGATCTTGAGAATATCATGTTAGCTTGTATAATTCTTCACAACATGATAACCGAGGACGAGAAGGATATAGAGGACGATTCGTTTGACTTGAACGAGGAAGCAACCACGTCTACTGTTCAGCCGTCTACAATCACTCAAGGACATGATCCGGCGATGGAGGAGGTACTACAGAGAGATACCGAGATTCGTGACCGTGAAGCTCATAGGCAACTACAATCTGATTTGATTGATCACATCTGGCAAAAGTTCAGGAATCGAACTAATTAG